In Spirosoma aureum, a single genomic region encodes these proteins:
- a CDS encoding MFS transporter, producing the protein MSKPRLAVSLIFFVCGFIYTSWSSRLPRLQDLLDMDNKTLGLMLLASAIGSLCSMPLAGWLTVRQGSRFATTLSVGLFCGSLLLLSLATTTWELFAAFWVVGVCTGALDVSMNAQAVLVEKQQDRPLMSTFHATFSVGMMIGALAGSLFIELSPSLFVHFGAASLFCAILSVWAVQQLITDAPTPVDDQATSSFQLPSPALLGLGLIAFSAMLSEGAMADWSTNYFKNVVGASEAAAPLGLTVFSGAMMAGRLMGDWARQRLGDRFLLRYGAALGAIGLTLVLLIPLYIVSLAGLAVVGIGLSTLVPIVYSMAGHRTDYAPGVSLAMVTTVGYFGFLVGPPFIGFLADWQDLRFALGIVVLLLIGTVIVSGLSQPIRTSPAVNVPSSSKMQ; encoded by the coding sequence ATGAGTAAACCTCGTTTGGCTGTAAGCCTGATTTTTTTCGTGTGCGGCTTCATTTACACCAGTTGGAGTTCCCGATTACCTCGTTTACAGGACTTACTGGATATGGATAATAAAACCCTTGGCCTGATGCTGCTTGCTTCGGCCATTGGTTCATTGTGTTCAATGCCGCTCGCGGGCTGGCTCACCGTTCGCCAGGGAAGCCGCTTTGCCACTACACTATCTGTTGGGTTGTTTTGCGGATCACTGCTTCTGCTATCGTTAGCAACGACGACCTGGGAGTTATTCGCGGCCTTTTGGGTAGTAGGGGTTTGTACTGGTGCACTCGATGTTTCGATGAATGCACAGGCGGTTCTGGTAGAGAAACAGCAAGATCGCCCATTGATGTCTACTTTTCATGCTACATTTAGTGTCGGCATGATGATTGGAGCTTTGGCCGGATCGTTATTTATCGAGTTATCGCCTTCGCTATTCGTGCATTTTGGTGCTGCCAGCCTTTTCTGTGCCATTTTATCTGTTTGGGCTGTTCAGCAGCTTATCACAGATGCACCAACACCGGTAGATGATCAGGCTACGAGCAGTTTTCAACTGCCCAGCCCAGCCTTATTGGGCCTTGGCCTGATTGCGTTCAGTGCTATGCTGAGTGAAGGGGCCATGGCCGACTGGAGTACGAACTACTTCAAAAATGTGGTTGGTGCCAGCGAAGCTGCGGCTCCTTTGGGTTTAACGGTCTTTTCGGGAGCAATGATGGCGGGCCGGCTCATGGGCGACTGGGCGCGACAACGGTTGGGGGATCGTTTTTTACTGCGATATGGGGCAGCATTGGGCGCAATCGGATTGACTTTAGTTCTGCTGATTCCACTTTATATTGTTTCGCTGGCTGGATTGGCGGTGGTGGGTATTGGCTTATCAACCCTTGTGCCCATTGTGTACAGCATGGCTGGTCACCGTACCGATTATGCCCCAGGAGTGAGCCTGGCTATGGTCACAACAGTGGGCTACTTTGGCTTTCTGGTTGGCCCGCCTTTCATTGGCTTTCTGGCCGACTGGCAGGACTTACGATTTGCCCTGGGTATCGTTGTCCTATTATTGATTGGTACCGTTATTGTTAGTGGCCTAAGCCAGCCAATCAGAACCAGCCCAGCCGTTAACGTACCTTCGTCTTCAAAAATGCAATGA